Proteins from a genomic interval of Aspergillus flavus chromosome 7, complete sequence:
- a CDS encoding uncharacterized protein (expressed protein), giving the protein MTSMRVPRKKQERKISLLMHYVDDVFPHQFPIYHSHFGGRRMAVTLALFNEIGLLRYAMPRSTAQGEMLRYGPARVGLFLPRGETPILYTDAARDTTAFTAIESRM; this is encoded by the coding sequence ATGACCTCAATGCGCGTACCTaggaaaaagcaagaaaggaaaatcagCCTTTTGATGCATTATGTGGACGACGTGTTCCCTCATCAATTCCCGATCTATCACAGCCACTTTgggggaaggagaatggcTGTTACCCTTGCTCTCTTCAACGAGATCGGTCTATTACGCTACGCTATGCCTCGGTCTACTGCACAAGGAGAAATGCTCCGATATGGACCAGCCAGGGTCGgtctctttcttccaagAGGAGAGACTCCGATATTATACACTGACGCTGCGAGAGACACAACAGCTTTTACAGCAATTGAGTCCAGAATGTGA
- a CDS encoding dienelactone hydrolase: MAIQTLQGADLLATRLNSLVLVPDFFEGNYAQPEWFPADTEEKKNALTSFVSNEASIPRNVDTLLEITKQYNTLFPSVSKWAALGLCWGGKVAVLASGPGTPFVATAQVHPGRTDKTDAEKLTIPHIVLASKDEPAEEIQGYADVISTNGIGGHVETYSTMWHGWMGARANLDSEESNAEYRRGYTQVADFFEKYLG; the protein is encoded by the exons ATGGCCATCCAGACCCTGCAGGGGGCAGACCTTCTAGCTACAAGATTGAACTCATTGGTTCTGGTGCCCGATTTCTTCGAAGGGAATTATGCCCAGCCCGAATGGTTCCCGGCGGAcacagaagagaagaaaaacgcTCTTACGAGCTTCGTCTCCAATGAAGCCTCGATTCCGAGGAATGTGGACACTCTGCTGGAGATAACTAAGCAGTACAACACATTATTTCCGTCTGTGTCCAAATGGGCTGCATTGGGACTGTGCTGGGGTGGGAAG GTTGCTGTTCTAGCTTCTGGACCCGGTACACCCTTTGTAGCTACTGCGCAAGTTCATCCTGG TCGGACTGACAAAACGGACGCTGAGAAACTTACAATTCCTCATATCGTCCTTGCATCCAAAGATGAGCCAGCGGAGGAAATCCAAGGCTATGCCGATGTCATCAGCACGAATGGTATCGGTGGCCACGTCGAGACATACAGCACCATGTGGCATGGCTGGATGGGAGCCCGTGCTAATCTGGACAGTGAAGAAAGCAATGCTGAATACCGACGAGG GTACACCCAGGTTGCAGACTTCTTTGAGAAGTATCTCGGGTAA
- a CDS encoding putative MFS transporter — translation MAHGNQSTNETEDISPVNSIIRSKDQTDETKIDNNELYPVGNECDKNDDAPYCSLSERRKISVMLIASFSGIISPISASIYYPALPTLAKDMHVSISLINLTIMTYLILQGISPSFTGSFSDVYGRRLAYMLCFTTYIGANIGLALQSDYAALMVLRCVQAAGSSGTIAIGSAVVADISTRAERGKYIAYATMGTTLGPALGPVLGGLLDHFLGWRWVFWFLVILGGFNFTLILVACPETCRAVVGNGSIPPAKWNRPLWAILRDSVRPQSHKAEKRVDYDTLERSKTRPNPLTSVRIALEKEGGLILIYGALLYAGYMIILSTLTSQLESEYGFNSIQVGLCYLPMGIGSLTSRWSAGPLLDWNFKREAKRQNLPIVKNRQQDIRDFNIERTRLTITIPFVYAGCLFFLAYGWVMRFQTHLAVPLVLLFFSGHLTTGAFSTLSTLIVDIHRQSAATAVAANNLFRCLLAAGATAFATPLIDRIGIGWTTTFIVGVWIVFSACLWAVYLWGHKWRDELRVKRSEGDGSPA, via the exons ATGGCGCACGGCAACCAATCAACGAATGAAACGGAAGATATTAGCCCGGTGAACTCCATAATTCGCTCTAAAGATCAGACTGACGAGACAAAGATAGACAACAACGAACTTTACCCGGTCGGAAATGAATGTGACAAGAACGATGACGCTCCCTACTGTTCCCTTTCCGAGCGCCGAAAGATCTCCGTGATGCTAATAGCATCATTTTCCGGCATAATATCCCCAATATCTGCCAGTATCTATTATCCAGCACTCCCCACCCTTGCGAAAGACATGCATGTTTCTATCTCCTTGATCAACTTGACTATCATGACCTATCTG ATATTACAAGGAATATCTCCCTCTTTCACCGGATCCTTTTCTGATGTCTATGGACGACGGCTCGCCTACATGCTCTGTTTCACCACCTACATCGGGGCAAATATTGGCCTTGCATTACAGTCCGATTACGCAGCTTTAATGGTCCTGCGTTGTGTCCAGGCGGCTGGTAGCAGCGGAACGATAGCGATCGGAAGTGCTGTGGTTGCAGATATATCGACACGAGCTGAGCGAGGCAAATACATCGCATATGCCACGATGGGGACGACACTGGGACCGGCTCTGGGTCCTGTTCTTGGAGGTCTCCTGGATCACTTTCTTGGTTGGAGATGGGTTTTTTGGTTTCTTGTCATCTTAGGTGGCTTCAACTTTACCCTCATTCTCGTGGCATGTCCAGAAACGTGCCGTGCAGTGGTTGGAAACGGTTCAATTCCCCCTGCTAAATGGAATCGGCCTTTGTGGGCGATACTGAGGGATTCAGTAAGACCTCAGAGTCATAAGGCCGAAAAGAGGGTCGACTATGACACTCTGGAAAGGAGCAAAACGCGCCCGAATCCACTGACTTCTGTTCGTATCGCTCTGGAAAAAGAGGGTGGGTTGATTCTCATCTACGGGGCACTGCTATACGCCGGTTACATGATTATTCTGAGCACTCTGACCTCGCAGCTGGAGAGCGAGTACGGATTTAACTCCATCCAGGTGGGATTATGCTACTTACCTATGGGAATCGGAAGCCTGACATCCCGTTGGTCCGCAGGACCTTTGCTGGATTGGAATTTCAAACGGGAAGCCAAGCGTCAAAACCTACCTATTGTCAAGAATCGCCAACAAGACATCCGAGACTTCAATATTGAAAGAACTCGTCTGACTATTACAATACCTTTCGTGTATGCCGGTTGCCTGTTCTTTCTTGCATACGGGTGGGTTATGAGATTCCAGACTCACCTGGCGGTTCcgttggtgttgttgttcttctccgGCCATCTCACCACGGGTGCTTTTTCGACCCTTAGCACGCTGATCGTTGATATTCATCGCCAAAGTGCGGCCACCGCCGTGGCTGCTAATAACTTGTTTCGCTGCTTGCTTGCGGCTGGTGCCACAGCTTTCGCGACACCCCTGATCGATCGTATTGGCATTGGCTGGACGACTACGTTTATTGTAGGTGTTTGGATTGTCTTCAGTGCGTGTCTGTGGGCGGTTTATCTCTGGGGACATAAATGGAGAGATGAATTGCGTGTTAAACGGAGTGAGGGAGATGGTAGCCCAGCATAG
- the cipB gene encoding cipB, protein MSSNRAAYLLEAHKTPLEIQQAPYPTPDPGTIVVRNHAVAINPVDWKLQKFEIFPIKYPFILGEDVAGEVIAIGDGVTNFTIGQRVVGHCKNFTAGDNRYSGFQNFTVLSATLTAPLPPSISYDKAVVLPVSVSTAAAGLFQKDHLNLPHPSLSPQPTGQAILIWGGSSSVGLSAVQLAHAAGVEVITTASQHNHALLKSLGVSKVYDYRSPTVVDDIVAALENKHVVGAYDCISEDKTQRACAEILERSNAARKVLVYTNDVLTPEGLPASVTAKGIFCLTVEDNEVGPAVWVEYLPKALECGRFKPLPEPLVVGTGLECVQMGIERNMAGLSATKAVVRLV, encoded by the exons ATGTCTTCAAATCGTGCAGCCTACCTCCTTGAAGCCCACAAGACTCCCCTCGAAATCCAACAGGCACCTTATCCCACACCAGACCCGGGAACCATCGTCGTGAGAAATCACGCCGTCGCAATCAATCCAGTCGATTGGAAGCTTCAAAAATTTGAGATCTTCCCCATAAAGTACCCCTTCATCCTAGGTGAGGATGTGGCAGGCGAAGTCATCGCAATCGGCGACGGAGTGACCAATTTCACCATAGGACAGCGTGTTGTCGG ACACTGCAAGAACTTCACAGCCGGCGACAATCGATACTCCGGCTTCCAAAACTTCACCGTCCTATCCGCAACCCTAACAGCACCTCTGCCCCCATCGATCTCTTACGACAAAGCAGTTGTTCTCCCTGTCTCAGTCAGCACCGCCGCTGCCGGCCTTTTCCAAAAAGATCATCTCAACCTCCCGCATCCATCTCTATCCCCACAGCCCACGGGCCAGGCGATTCTAATCTGGGGCGGTAGTTCCAGCGTCGGTCTCAGCGCCGTACAGCTCGCGCACGCCGCAGGTGTCGAGGTCATCACGACAGCCAGTCAACATAATCACGCTCTTCTCAAGAGTCTTGGCGTATCGAAGGTCTATGACTACCGAAGTCCCACAGTAGTCGATGACATTGTCGCCGCGCTGGAGAACAAGCATGTCGTCGGAGCATATGATTGTATATCGGAGGATAAGACTCAGCGGGCCTGTGCGGAGATCCTTGAAAGGAGCAACGCCGCGCGTAAGGTTTTAGTGTATACGAATGATGTTCTGACACCTGAGGGATTGCCGGCTTCGGTCACTGCGAAGGGGATTTTCTGTCTTACGGTGGAGGATAATGAGGTGGGTCCTGCTGTGTGGGTGGAGTATCTTCCGAAGGCGTTGGAGTGTGGTCGGTTCAAGCCTTTGCCTGAGCCTTTGGTTGTTGGGACGGGGTTGGAATGTGTACAGATGGGTATAGAGAGGAATATGGCGGGATTGAGTGCGACTAAGGCTGTTGTTAGGTTGGTTTAG
- a CDS encoding DUF521 domain protein, which yields MEFRGQCLIKGAASAELQFCPVEISFWGGVNPETGQVVDRHHPLCGQSIAGRVLAIPCGRGSCSGSTVMLELLLNGCAPAALIFEKPEQILTLGVLVGKVLLDCPIPVVVLSSSDFSKICNRHFAAIDGETVLVSDALLPTPELPADPVEGDFDLSDLDRSILAGEKGQAAKVALEIIRSFAIIQGARSLLDVSQAHIDACIYTGPASLLFAQKFQSMGAKFTLPTTLNSISIDQRRWKELNVDPKLASQAGTLANIYLSMGAQPSFTCAPYALDAAPKAGQNIGWSESNAVVFANSVLGAQTQKYPDFIDVCIALTGRAPSAGCHLPEGRRPTMCIRVSDLGSINDSYYSLLGYVIGKLAQHNIPLVCGLEYLQPQLVDLKAFSAAFGTTASAAMFHVKGVTPEASKFAELEQELPVIDLRHEELVDTWHMLNSAQDLSVDLVSLGNPHFSLEEFDALSKLCAGRKKADDVKVIITTGRDIYEKSKKAGYIDIIEEFGATIITDTCWCMLGEPVIPVTSRNIMTNSAKYAHYAPGMVKRGVHFGSLAECVEAGCTGTFVGVPPGQASDAGGQQTCQYRN from the coding sequence ATGGAATTTCGTGGTCAATGTCTCATCAAGGGCGCTGCATCTGCAGAGTTACAATTCTGCCCGGTTGAGATCAGCTTTTGGGGCGGAGTGAACCCTGAGACGGGACAGGTGGTAGACCGTCATCATCCCCTCTGTGGCCAGTCTATTGCCGGCCGTGTTCTTGCTATTCCCTGTGGTAGAGGTTCATGCTCAGGAAGTACAGTCATGCTTGAGCTTCTGCTGAATGGATGTGCTCCAGCTGCGCTGATTTTCGAGAAGCCCGAGCAGATTCTGACTCTTGGGGTTCTAGTAGGAAAAGTGCTACTTGATTGTCCTATACCAGTTGTGGTCTTGTCCTCTTCGGACTTCTCGAAGATATGCAATAGACACTTCGCTGCCATTGATGGAGAAACCGTGCTAGTCAGTGATGCTCTGTTACCGACCCCGGAACTGCCTGCCGACCCCGTTGAAGGCGACTTCGACCTTTCAGATCTTGATCGGAGCATCCTGGCCGGCGAAAAGGGCCAAGCAGCCAAGGTTGCTTTGGAAATTATCAGAAGCTTTGCAATCATTCAAGGGGCGCGCTCACTATTGGATGTTTCGCAGGCTCACATTGACGCCTGTATATATACAGGTCCTGCAAGTCTTCTGTTTGCGCAAAAGTTCCAATCCATGGGTGCTAAATTCACCCTTCCAACCACCCTCAATTCTATTTCGATCGATCAACGCCGCTGGAAGGAACTCAACGTCGACCCTAAGTTGGCTTCACAGGCGGGCACACTAGCCAATATCTACCTCTCCATGGGTGCACAGCCCAGTTTCACCTGCGCCCCATACGCACTTGACGCTGCTCCCAAGGCCGGGCAAAATATTGGATGGTCAGAGTCGAACGCCGTTGTTTTCGCTAACAGCGTCCTTGGTGCTCAAACCCAGAAATATCCCGATTTTATCGATGTTTGCATTGCGCTAACCGGAAGGGCTCCTTCAGCCGGATGTCACTTACCTGAGGGTCGACGACCAACAATGTGTATCCGGGTGAGCGATTTGGGATCAATCAATGACTCTTACTATTCGCTACTGGGATACGTGATTGGAAAACTGGCCCAGCATAACATACCATTGGTTTGCGGGCTAGAATATCTGCAGCCACAGCTGGTGGATCTCAAAGCATTTAGTGCCGCTTTTGGCACCACTGCCTCTGCCGCAATGTTCCACGTCAAAGGTGTTACGCCCGAGGCTTCTAAGTTTGCCGAACTAGAGCAAGAGCTACCAGTTATAGATCTCCGGCATGAAGAACTAGTTGATACATGGCATATGCTCAATTCCGCACAAGATCTTTCAGTTGATCTTGTATCATTGGGAAATCcccatttttctcttgaaGAGTTTGACGCTCTCTCTAAATTATGCGCAGGCCGCAAGAAAGCCGACGATGTTAAAGTCATCATAACTACCGGCCGAGATATATACGAAAAGTCGAAAAAGGCTGGTTATATCGATATTATCGAGGAATTCGGGGCAACAATTATCACAGATACCTGCTGGTGCATGCTCGGGGAACCTGTTATTCCCGTCACGTCTCGAAATATCATGACAAACTCGGCCAAATACGCCCATTACGCTCCAGGGATGGTGAAGAGGGGCGTGCATTTCGGGAGCCTTGCTGAGTGCGTGGAGGCGGGCTGTACGGGTACTTTTGTTGGAGTTCCTCCGGGACAGGCCAGTGATGCTGGTGGACAGCAGACTTGTCAATATAGAAACTAG
- a CDS encoding Alpha/Beta hydrolase protein, translating to MATSIASHEKLVEFDLVQSHYKKVGDHEIRADFIIPHTECTGKRPLIVRFHGGCLVTGDSLSMEWFPQWLLDLAKKHNAVIASANYRLLPEATSLDIFEDVEDFWTWLHSSEVEELLSSCVNPTKLNLDRIITAGESAGGLLSVCLALAHPDEIRAATASYPCLDMASAHYSAPNPVPLTNPPIPESLIDETLAQVKPGAIRSSAFLPDRLDLGLAAIHYGRLTQLYERGIGSSHHRDLRYPLERLDQPDAKIPQGGIAIIQGLQDHIVPAEGNQRFVEKGREVMKGKPGADKIILTLREGTHGLDIPTRLEEGWMQGHLEAAVEAWLM from the exons ATGGCTACCTCTATAGCATCTCACGAAAAGCTGGTCGAGTTTGACCTTGTCCAGTCTCACTACAAGAAAGTGGGTGATCACGAAATCCGTGCAGATTTCATCATACCCCATACAGAGTGTACCGGGAAACGACCTCTCATTGTCCGGTTTCACGGGGGCTGTCTT GTAACTGGAGACTCACTGTCAATGGAATGGTTCCCTCAATGGCTTCTTGATTTGGCCAAGAAACATAATGCAGTGATCGCAAGCGCCAACTACCGTCTTCTTCCCGAAGCCACGAGTCTCGACATCTTCGAAGATGTCGAAGATTTCTGGACTTGGCTCCATTCCTcggaagttgaagagctgCTGTCGTCATGTGTAAACCCCACGAAGCTAAACCTTGACCGTATCATCACGGCAGGCGAATCTGCGGGTGGTCTACTTAGCGTATGCCTAGCCCTGGCTCATCCGGATGAAATCCGAGCGGCAACAGCAAGTTATCCATGTCTCGATATGGCTTCGGCGCACTACAGTGCCCCAAATCCGGTGCCACTGACCAATCCGCCCATCCCTGAGTCGCTGATTGACGAAACTCTTGCCCAAGTCAAACCTGGAGCTATCAGATCTTCCGCTTTTTTACCCGACCGGTTGGACTTGGGGCTTGCAGCGATTCACTACGGGCGCCTTACCCAGTTATATGAGCGAGGAATAGGGAGCTCACACCACCGAGATCTGCGGTACCCCTTAGAGAGACTAGACCAGCCAGATGCTAAAATTCCTCAAGGTGGGATTGCTATCATCCAAGGATTGCAAGATCACATCGTGCCCGCCGAAGGCAATCAGAGATTTGTTGAAAAGGGACGCGAGGTCATGAAAGGGAAACCGGGCGCTGATAAAATTATACTGACTCTACGAGAAGGTACCCACGGATTGGACATTCCGACTCGTTTAGAAGAGGGATGGATGCAAGGACACCTGGAAGCGGCAGTTGAGGCTTGGCTAATGTAG
- a CDS encoding fungal-specific transcription factor domain-containing protein: MTTTTVPHSQRKRRRPALACEQCRRRKVRCDRNHPCANCMRSDPRSCHYIDTDRKTNVTHDQVIDLAPTSSSNGNLPLDSSISLQDAQFSELPNVDALQSPRSSLASSTVGQYSKTSHVPVESQAGSPVHSLEDRVRQLEKKLEDTLNLRPPDSAPSQPPIRMPEHGSINGRFLKTRFFGNSHRSICEHRVQGMIYMFHRKASENPEIQNLYERCKQLARTIKSQEITQQSICPELRDYMPSKQTSDRLIQAYLRTFESVYRIVHVPSFLREYDQYWRNPQAASPAFIIMTLLMLAIGNSFCQSGDPGKDYVPRSTSSQWIYTAQTWLSSPFEKSRLNIASLQTQCLLLLARQTNDISSDLVWISAGALLRTAMHMGFHIDPRHIDGISFFDAQLRRRIWNTILEIVVQSSMDAGGLPLIRCDDYDCEAPLNIDDAQMEDAIPKAKPLEDFTETSLQLALRRSLSVRLQIAQFLNDFRRGTSYDEALQLSKSLINIYRESSALFDAFKNSGKCPTLFQSNLYNLMTQRFLLALHDPFAIKAKADPKLYYSHKEALLVSMRILAPFSTSTSEDLDYTALLLTGSPSFRDVPTQAAAVVGDDLIERIKEQINTAVSAPYTSHPLSHGDSRRAVEKFVSCALARLESGETNIKGYLVSACFLAQIEAMECGQPIDEALSRTILAVLQTCSKILGDRVETLSPSKPGIELSTAINEESTLTKFDNQFNWSLTDDFDMEMDLGSWFPSLAYI, from the exons ATGACTACTACTACAGTTCCGCATTCTCAGCGAAAACGGCGACGCCCAGCTCTCGCTTGCGAGCAATGTCGTCGTCGAAAAGTCCG CTGCGATAGAAACCACCCGTGTGCTAACTGCATGCGATCTGACCCTCGATCTTGCCACTACATTGACACTGATCGGAAAACGAATGTCACACACGATCAGGTCATCGATTTGGCCCCCACGTCATCTTCGAATGGCAATCTACCATTGGATTCCTCAATCTCCCTTCAAGATGCACAGTTTTCTGAGCTTCCAAATGTAGATGCACTCCAGTCTCCTCGTTCATCATTGGCGAGTTCCACAGTTGGTCAATATTCTAAAACTTCCCACGTGCCGGTAGAGTCACAGGCGGGGTCGCCTGTTCACTCATTGGAAGATCGAGTACGTCAGTTAGAAAAGAAGCTTGAAGACACCCTCAATTTGCGACCACCGGATAGCGCTCCAAGTCAGCCACCCATAAGAATGCCTGAGCACGGTTCAATAAATGGAAGGTTCCTGAAGACGAGGTTCTTCGGGAACAGCCATCGATCTATATGTGAGCACAGG GTTCAAGGAATGATTTACATGTTCCATCGAAAGGCGTCTGAGAATCCTGAGATACAAAATCTGTACGAAAGGTGCAAGCAGCTTGCAAGAACAATTAAATCACAGGAGATAACTCAGCAGAGTATCTGCCCCGAGCTAAGGGATTACATGCCATCGAAACAGACATCGGACAGGCTTATCCAAGCCTACCTTCGTACATTCGAATCTGTCTACCGCATCGTGCATGTGCCATCATTTCTACGTGAATACGATCAGTACTGGAGAAATCCTCAGGCAGCCAGCCCGGCGTTCATCATCATGACTTTGCTAATGCTAGCGATTGGGAACTCTTTTTGCCAGTCGGGGGACCCAGGCAAAGACTATGTTCCGCGTTCTACATCCTCACAGTGGATATATACGGCGCAAACGTGGCTCAGCTCCCCGTTTGAAAAATCCCGTCTCAATATCGCTAGCCTCCAAACACAATGTCTCCTTCTTTTGGCCCGCCAGACAAATGACATTAGCAGTGACCTTGTCTGGATCTCAGCTGGCGCTCTCCTTCGAACAGCTATGCATATGGGCTTCCATATTGACCCTCGTCATATCGATGGcatctctttcttcgatGCACAGCTTAGACGGAGAATATGGAATACAATTCTTGAGATTGTTGTCCAGTCTAGTATGGATGCTGGAGGCCTTCCTCTAATTCGTTGTGATGACTACGATTGTGAGGCTCCCCTTAACATTGACGATGCTCAGATGGAAGATGCTATTCCTAAGGCAAAGCCCCTCGAGGACTTTACCGAAACATCTCTGCAGCTAGCCTTACGGCGATCACTATCTGTGCGTCTACAAATTGCACAGTTTCTGAACGATTTCCGCCGAGGCACCTCGTATGATGAAGCTTTGCAGCTTAGCAAAAGCCTTATCAATATATACCGCGAAAGCTCAGCCTTATTTGACGCTTTTAAAAATAGTGGAAAATGTCCTACTCTCTTCCAGTCAAACCTCTACAACTTGATGACGCAGCGCTTCCTGCTTGCTCTTCATGACCCCTTTGCTATAAAGGCAAAAGCTGACCCGAAATTATATTACTCACATAAAGAAGCCCTCCTAGTGTCCATGCGTATCTTAGCACCATTCAGCACCTCGACATCAGAAGATCTTGACTATACCGCATTGCTGCTCACAGGCTCGCCATCATTTCGGGACGTCCCTACCCAAGCAGCTGCCGTCGTTGGAGATGACCTCATTGAACGGATTAAAGAGCAGATTAATACTGCAGTATCAGCTCCCTATACGTCACATCCTTTGTCACACGGAGACTCCAGGCGTGCTGTGGAGAAATTTGTCTCCTGTGCATTGGCACGACTTGAATCTGGCGAAACTAACATAAAGGGCTATCTGGTGTCTGCATGCTTTCTGGCACAGATAGAGGCTATGGAGTGCGGTCAGCCCATTGATGAAGCGTTGAGTAGAACTATATTGGCAGTTCTTCAAACGTGCTCAAAGATCTTAGGAGACAGAGTTGAAACACTGAGCCCTTCAAAGCCAGGAATAGAACTGAGTACAGCGATTAATGAGGAATCAACCTTGACAAAATTTGATAACCAGTTTAACTGGTCTCTCACCGATGACTTT GATATGGAAATGGATCTAGGCTCATGGTTTCCTTCCCTTGCCTACATCTGA
- a CDS encoding putative L-PSP endoribonuclease family protein, giving the protein MSNGSAFFLPPEKAQGLANYPHARILPTNPTSRTIHVSGTSSRRGDGTWDGVTEHADGTWTLDIRQQTAAVLRNIDTIIRGATDGKGSIKNVVDATVFLTDLTGCYQGMNEEWNKVWPNREDAPARTTIGVKELPNPRLLVEIKCTAICEW; this is encoded by the coding sequence ATGTCCAACGgttcggccttcttcctcccaccTGAAAAAGCCCAAGGCCTCGCCAACTACCCTCATGCACGCATTCTCCCCACAAACCCCACTTCTCGTACCATCCACGTCTCTGGTACATCATCGCGCCGCGGAGATGGGACTTGGGACGGCGTAACGGAACATGCGGATGGAACATGGACGCTGGATATTCGCCAACAGACCGCGGCAGTTCTTCGCAATATTGACACTATTATTCGCGGCGCAACAGACGGCAAAGGGAGCATTAAGAATGTGGTCGATGCAACGGTATTCTTGACTGACCTGACCGGTTGCTATCAAGGGATGAATGAAGAATGGAACAAAGTGTGGCCGAATCGCGAGGATGCGCCGGCGAGGACGACAATTGGTGTCAAGGAATTACCGAATCCGAGGTTACTGGTGGAGATCAAGTGTACGGCAATCTGTGAATGGTGA
- a CDS encoding putative sulfate transporter, protein MTAQTFRQISNHNLQTFRHNYVSEISGSLGDLGTFLPIAIALAINGTVSLSSTLIFSGLFNILTGLFFGIPLPVQPMKAIAAVAIARSFNNGTIAAAGIFVGAIIFIFSITGLLHWFADVIPIPVIKGIQVGAGLSLVIASCGNILSSLGWVGPSWADNRIWAIAAFVFLIITNVYRKVPYALAVFILGIIFAIIRSALVADLPSLTFWHPYTVVPTPDQWSVGALDAGIGQIPLTTLNSIVAVVHLAGDLIPNVRTPSITSVGLSVAAMNLVGCWFGAMPVCHGSGGLAAQYRFGARSGSSVIFLGLLKLVIGIFFGESLVGLLKRFPSALLGVMVIAAGLELVSVGESLNTTGARDIMKASFGILGDARQDIAPMLSDADRKRRWTVMMVTVGLLVGFKNDAIGFLAGILCHLGYELPGLWEKVRTRWNEGRVRLQ, encoded by the coding sequence ATGACTGCCCAGACCTTTCGTCAGATCTCAAATCACAATCTCCAGACATTCCGCCACAATTATGTGTCGGAGATTTCGGGTTCGCTCGGCGATCTCGGAACCTTTCTCCCCATCGCCATAGCACTGGCCATCAACGGTACTGTCTCGCTGTCCAGCACCCTCATCTTCTCAGGGCTCTTCAATATCTTGACGGGTCTATTCTTCGGGATTCCACTTCCTGTACAGCCCATGAAAGCAATTGCTGCGGTAGCAATCGCCAGATCCTTCAACAATGGCACCATTGCCGCTGCCGGAATCTTCGTGGGCGCGATCATTTTCATATTCAGCATCACTGGCCTACTGCACTGGTTCGCAGACGTAATTCCTATCCCTGTTATCAAGGGTATCCAGGTTGGGGCAGGCTTATCGCTTGTTATTGCTTCTTGTGGGAATATCCTGTCTTCTCTGGGATGGGTCGGGCCGTCATGGGCGGATAACCGGATTTGGGCCATCGCGGCgttcgtcttcctcatcatcaccaatgTTTATCGCAAGGTACCCTATGCGCTGGCAGTATTCATCCTTGGCATCATCTTTGCCATTATCCGCAGTGCACTAGTAGCTGATTTGCCGTCTCTCACGTTCTGGCATCCTTACACCGTCGTCCCCACTCCCGATCAGTGGTCCGTGGGTGCTCTTGATGCGGGTATCGGACAGATTCCGCTCACGACGCTGAACTCCATCGTCGCCGTCGTACATCTTGCGGGCGATCTGATCCCGAATGTACGTACGCCTTCGATCACGTCTGTCGGACTCAGCGTTGCCGCAATGAACCTGGTGGGGTGTTGGTTCGGCGCCATGCCTGTCTGTCACGGTTCTGGCGGACTGGCAGCCCAGTACCGATTCGGAGCACGATCTGGCTCCAGCGTGATTTTCCTGGGCTTACTGAAGCTGGTGATTGGTATCTTTTTCGGTGAAAGCTTGGTGGGCCTGTTGAAACGGTTCCCTTCAGCGCTATTGGGAGTAATGGTGATAGCTGCGGGACTGGAGCTGGTCAGCGTTGGAGAGAGTCTCAATACCACGGGTGCCCGGGATATCATGAAGGCCAGTTTTGGAATTTTGGGTGATGCCAGACAGGATATTGCGCCGATGCTCAGTGATGCAGACCGCAAGAGACGATGGACGGTCATGATGGTTACCGTGGGGCTGTTGGTTGGGTTTAAGAATGATGCGATTGGATTCCTGGCTGGTATTCTGTGCCACCTCGGCTATGAGCTGCCTGGTCTCTGGGAAAAAGTACGAACTCGGTGGAACGAGGGTCGGGTCAGATTGCAATAA